One genomic region from Spirulina subsalsa PCC 9445 encodes:
- a CDS encoding DUF4347 domain-containing protein, translating into MKTIECINQNRPTNLVPLNDHQHDHQLPNGSLGQDMLVVIDPGVADSSRLVSGVWGGASVLVLDLTQDAIAQIRDYLQQNPRIHSLHLITHGAPGRLYLGNTLITSENLVDYRSQLQEWRGFCSEILLYGCQIARDAQGRAFVKELSEIVGCAIAASFDLTGNTQLQGTWNLGYHTGAITSPLALTPETQATYPGVLISTVSQLIAAIEAANNTPGTVDTLNLAPNTTFNFTTPYPNPQVPFINYGATALPVITSPIIINGNGSTLQRDPGSEELFRIFLVGGPGSLLTNNIGDLTLNNLTVRGGVVPNDGGGIHNVGGNITLNGVTVTNNTAGDDGGGLTNVGTGNRQAVAVINNSTITNNTATASPIAGSVDITDGGGGIDNDGNKENGALGAVMTITNSTITGNVSGAGSGGGIRNVNGGQLTIDGNTVIANNTAARGAGIANVTEGRAPDDSGTTVILGPDVEISGNTNSTTGQPSNVETTPNAITIEPTNNPIIRLTQEGVTGAISDGGTANLGIFPVGRPAQATTFTIANTGEQDLTFSNFITNNAQLTLTPPAQTTLAPGQTTTFTITPNTNTVGSGTIDLQFNSNASNISDDGVFNLNVARTVNRGLVVSQLDATGQVVQTIADGTTTPPIDLGTVLINGTPQPTTFRIENTSGQTQTLGNPTLSNVTGISLDGAGFQNNLAAGAATTFRVSLNTAVEGTFNSEVRFTTDTDPTISQPFNFAVRGVVQQPPQIVVSQLDANNNVLRQITDGTTLPIDLGLFPVGTPSATTTFRIENRGQGNLLLGDLVATNPAFVLDTASYNRTIAPNSSTTFGVSVNTATPNVFDGAIQFTTNDPTVSGPFDFAVRSTVQAVDPGPQPPQPPQPPVPPGPQPPQPPTPILGTLSFNATGRFFAFGERAGNGLSVSLTGGNINGFAAVGITRFNATGQVTGSTPLFSFLPQAFYPNGFMVNKQGFLLGGLEAGERFAFNIQFEDGRTIAFDSPQLQVRETSPNRFALTVTDSAGVVRNLGLTVEQLNVPPVARLGLGQNLQRDGLELIDLRNVSGPVTANFTVFREAAFNNTVTLYRIDNEQGAVNGLLPGQAGYVQAVLQNRVGVDLRIENEGIGRTNAVLGGGALYAPVIFVNSTPDNFLSLNPDNAVGLDAQAYFIYGAANSDGVDHIKLLGGNVFGFEDLPFGGDRDFNDLIVRAELSLA; encoded by the coding sequence ATGAAAACGATTGAGTGCATAAACCAAAACCGTCCGACTAACCTTGTCCCACTGAATGATCACCAACATGATCACCAACTCCCCAATGGTTCACTGGGTCAGGATATGTTGGTTGTGATTGACCCCGGAGTAGCCGATTCATCCCGGCTGGTGTCAGGGGTGTGGGGGGGAGCGTCGGTTTTGGTTCTCGATTTAACTCAAGATGCGATCGCCCAGATTCGCGATTATCTCCAACAAAACCCCCGGATTCACAGTCTCCACCTGATCACCCACGGCGCACCCGGGCGGTTATATTTAGGCAATACATTAATCACCTCAGAAAATCTGGTTGATTATCGCTCACAACTGCAAGAATGGCGGGGTTTCTGCTCAGAAATTCTCTTATATGGTTGTCAAATCGCTCGGGACGCACAAGGGCGGGCATTTGTCAAGGAACTCAGCGAAATTGTGGGTTGTGCGATCGCCGCCTCCTTCGATCTCACCGGAAACACCCAACTCCAAGGCACTTGGAACCTAGGCTATCACACCGGAGCCATCACCTCACCCCTCGCCCTGACCCCAGAAACCCAAGCGACTTATCCGGGTGTATTAATCTCAACAGTCTCCCAACTGATCGCCGCCATTGAAGCCGCCAACAACACCCCAGGAACCGTTGACACCCTGAATCTTGCCCCCAACACCACCTTTAACTTTACCACCCCCTACCCCAACCCCCAAGTTCCTTTCATCAACTACGGAGCCACCGCCCTCCCGGTGATCACCTCCCCCATCATTATCAACGGGAACGGATCCACCCTCCAACGAGATCCCGGTTCAGAGGAGCTATTCCGTATTTTCCTCGTAGGGGGTCCCGGAAGCCTTCTGACCAACAACATCGGCGACCTCACCCTAAATAATCTGACCGTAAGAGGAGGAGTTGTTCCCAACGACGGCGGCGGGATTCACAACGTCGGGGGGAATATTACCCTCAATGGTGTCACCGTCACCAACAACACCGCCGGAGACGACGGGGGAGGCCTAACTAACGTTGGGACAGGCAACCGTCAAGCCGTCGCCGTCATTAATAACAGCACCATCACCAACAACACCGCCACCGCCTCACCCATTGCGGGGAGTGTAGATATTACCGATGGGGGCGGCGGGATTGATAACGACGGCAACAAAGAAAACGGCGCATTAGGTGCCGTGATGACCATTACCAACAGTACCATCACCGGAAACGTCAGTGGTGCGGGATCTGGAGGGGGGATTCGTAATGTCAATGGTGGGCAACTGACGATTGACGGGAACACCGTCATTGCGAATAACACCGCCGCCCGAGGAGCAGGTATTGCCAACGTCACAGAAGGGCGCGCCCCTGACGATTCCGGGACAACGGTGATTCTCGGTCCTGATGTAGAGATTAGTGGGAACACCAACTCCACCACCGGGCAACCCAGTAACGTAGAAACCACCCCCAACGCCATCACCATTGAGCCAACCAATAACCCCATCATCCGCCTCACTCAAGAAGGTGTGACCGGAGCCATTAGTGATGGTGGCACCGCCAATTTAGGCATTTTCCCCGTGGGTAGACCCGCCCAAGCCACCACCTTCACCATTGCCAATACTGGGGAACAAGACCTCACCTTCTCCAACTTCATCACCAACAACGCCCAGTTAACCCTCACCCCTCCCGCCCAGACCACCCTAGCTCCCGGTCAAACCACCACCTTCACGATTACCCCCAACACCAACACCGTTGGGTCAGGAACAATAGACCTGCAATTTAACTCCAACGCCAGCAATATTAGTGATGATGGGGTGTTTAACCTCAATGTCGCCAGAACGGTGAATCGGGGTTTAGTAGTTTCCCAACTCGACGCAACAGGTCAGGTGGTACAAACCATTGCCGATGGCACAACCACCCCCCCCATTGACCTAGGCACCGTTTTAATTAACGGCACCCCCCAACCCACCACCTTCCGCATTGAAAACACCAGTGGTCAAACCCAAACCCTAGGCAATCCCACCCTTTCCAATGTCACGGGAATTTCTTTAGATGGGGCCGGATTCCAAAATAATTTAGCCGCCGGGGCAGCAACCACCTTTAGAGTGAGTTTAAATACAGCGGTTGAGGGGACCTTTAACAGTGAAGTTCGTTTTACCACCGATACAGACCCCACCATTAGCCAACCCTTTAACTTTGCGGTGCGTGGGGTAGTGCAACAACCGCCGCAAATTGTGGTCAGTCAACTGGATGCCAATAACAACGTCCTGCGGCAAATCACCGACGGCACCACCTTACCCATTGATTTAGGCTTATTCCCAGTCGGGACTCCTAGCGCGACGACAACCTTCCGCATTGAAAACCGAGGCCAGGGGAATCTGCTGTTAGGGGATTTGGTGGCAACGAATCCAGCCTTTGTTTTGGATACCGCTAGTTACAACCGAACCATTGCACCCAATAGTTCAACCACCTTCGGGGTGTCCGTGAATACAGCAACGCCCAATGTCTTCGATGGGGCGATTCAGTTCACCACCAATGATCCTACAGTGTCAGGCCCCTTTGATTTCGCCGTGCGGAGTACGGTGCAAGCCGTTGATCCCGGGCCTCAACCCCCCCAACCGCCCCAACCCCCTGTTCCTCCTGGACCCCAACCCCCTCAACCTCCGACTCCTATTTTGGGGACACTTTCTTTCAATGCAACCGGGCGCTTCTTCGCCTTTGGAGAACGGGCAGGGAATGGTTTGTCGGTGTCCCTGACAGGGGGGAACATCAACGGTTTTGCGGCGGTGGGGATTACCCGTTTTAATGCCACAGGTCAGGTTACAGGTTCAACGCCTCTGTTCTCCTTCTTACCCCAAGCTTTTTATCCCAATGGCTTTATGGTTAATAAGCAAGGGTTCTTGTTGGGGGGTTTGGAAGCTGGGGAACGGTTTGCCTTTAATATCCAGTTTGAAGATGGTCGAACCATTGCCTTTGATAGTCCTCAGTTACAAGTCCGGGAAACCTCGCCCAATCGTTTCGCCCTGACAGTAACGGATTCTGCGGGAGTGGTGAGGAATTTGGGCTTAACGGTGGAACAGTTAAATGTGCCGCCTGTTGCTCGCTTAGGATTGGGTCAAAATCTCCAACGGGATGGTCTGGAGTTGATTGATTTGCGCAATGTATCTGGGCCGGTGACAGCTAACTTTACGGTGTTCCGTGAGGCGGCGTTTAATAATACGGTGACACTGTACCGCATTGATAATGAACAGGGGGCGGTTAATGGCCTTCTGCCGGGTCAAGCCGGATATGTGCAGGCTGTGTTACAGAATCGCGTCGGAGTAGATTTGAGAATTGAAAATGAAGGGATTGGACGGACGAATGCGGTGTTAGGCGGTGGTGCGTTGTATGCTCCGGTGATCTTTGTCAATAGCACGCCAGATAATTTCTTGAGTCTCAATCCTGATAATGCGGTGGGTTTAGATGCTCAGGCTTACTTTATCTATGGTGCGGCCAATTCAGACGGGGTGGATCACATCAAGTTATTGGGCGGCAATGTGTTCGGGTTTGAGGATCTGCCCTTTGGTGGCGATCGCGATTTCAACGATTTGATTGTTCGCGCTGAATTAAGTCTTGCTTGA
- a CDS encoding HlyD family efflux transporter periplasmic adaptor subunit, translating into MNGNNGNRNGQRIRYPMQAVSTKNSRSSAVQTQPKNGSALAPVSRDKKASGLDRRFDQAVILRQPRTWSRAIVWTIISVVSFGVGWACLAEIEQVVQATGQLKPQDTVKEVQAPLDGVVETVYVREGDFVRPGDLLMRFESNTSRADLEATKAIKEALEKENQLYRQLIESGSREDLLKAIAALDLPPAMVGLTRNRDELLAENRYYQAQLTGNVSQLSPQERDRLQVSQIEARSRENAARLEVQQIQRQLQQNQVQIADARNNLITQQNLLQDIRQRAQSSLQQAQESLALEERLLAEMAPLGQEGAIARFQIEQQRQTVNDRRSEVLRIQNDSRIEQREQLQRIETNRADISRLTEENRRLQLAIEQGGQQFTNTAAITQKDIQEAMARNNQRIAEIDSQLTQAVLNVVVNNEKRIKELESQLVRSAQALEYKELRATVAGTVFDLKAYRSFVVNPTQTLLSIVPQDNLVGEVFITNQDIGFVQAGMNTDVRIDTFPFSEFGDIKGTVKSLGSDALAPDEVYNFYRFPATIALEDQVLRSQGRDIPLQSGMSISVNVKVRENRKVISLFIELFTNQIESLKQVR; encoded by the coding sequence ATGAATGGGAATAATGGCAATCGGAACGGGCAACGGATTCGCTACCCGATGCAGGCCGTCTCAACCAAGAACAGCAGGAGTAGTGCTGTGCAAACGCAACCGAAAAATGGTTCTGCGTTGGCTCCGGTGAGTCGGGATAAAAAGGCATCTGGGCTAGACCGTCGTTTTGATCAGGCGGTGATTCTCCGACAACCTCGCACCTGGTCGCGGGCGATTGTTTGGACGATTATTAGTGTGGTGTCCTTTGGGGTGGGATGGGCTTGTTTAGCGGAAATTGAACAAGTGGTTCAGGCGACGGGACAGTTGAAGCCACAGGACACGGTGAAGGAAGTGCAAGCCCCCTTAGATGGGGTGGTGGAAACGGTTTATGTCCGAGAGGGGGATTTTGTGCGGCCGGGGGATTTGTTGATGCGTTTTGAGTCGAATACGTCTCGGGCAGATTTGGAGGCGACCAAAGCGATTAAGGAAGCACTGGAGAAGGAAAACCAACTCTATCGGCAGTTGATTGAGTCGGGGAGTCGGGAGGATTTGTTAAAGGCGATCGCGGCTTTGGATTTACCGCCCGCTATGGTAGGGCTGACGCGCAATCGGGACGAATTACTAGCCGAAAATCGCTACTATCAAGCCCAACTGACGGGCAATGTGAGCCAACTTTCTCCCCAAGAGCGCGATCGCCTGCAAGTCTCCCAAATTGAAGCCCGTTCCCGTGAAAATGCCGCTCGTTTAGAAGTTCAGCAAATTCAACGACAATTACAGCAAAATCAAGTACAAATTGCCGATGCGCGCAACAATTTAATCACTCAGCAAAATCTCTTACAAGATATTCGCCAACGCGCTCAAAGTTCCCTACAACAAGCTCAAGAAAGTTTAGCCTTAGAGGAGCGATTACTCGCTGAAATGGCCCCACTCGGTCAAGAAGGTGCGATCGCCCGTTTCCAAATTGAACAACAACGCCAGACCGTCAATGATCGTCGTTCTGAGGTCTTAAGAATCCAAAATGACAGCCGCATTGAACAACGGGAACAACTGCAACGCATTGAGACAAACCGCGCCGACATTAGCCGTTTAACGGAAGAAAATCGCCGTCTTCAATTAGCCATTGAACAAGGGGGGCAACAGTTTACAAATACCGCCGCCATCACCCAGAAAGACATTCAAGAAGCTATGGCTAGAAATAACCAACGAATCGCAGAAATTGATAGTCAATTAACCCAAGCGGTTTTAAATGTGGTGGTCAATAATGAGAAACGGATTAAGGAACTAGAAAGCCAACTGGTCAGAAGCGCTCAAGCCCTAGAATACAAAGAACTACGCGCCACGGTGGCCGGGACGGTTTTTGATCTTAAAGCCTATCGTAGTTTTGTGGTTAACCCGACTCAAACCTTGCTCTCTATTGTGCCTCAAGATAATTTAGTTGGAGAAGTTTTTATTACTAATCAAGATATTGGCTTTGTACAAGCCGGAATGAATACTGATGTCCGTATTGATACCTTTCCCTTTAGTGAATTTGGCGACATTAAAGGCACCGTGAAATCATTAGGTTCAGATGCTTTAGCTCCCGATGAAGTGTATAATTTCTATCGCTTCCCTGCCACAATTGCCTTAGAGGATCAAGTCCTACGCAGTCAAGGTAGAGACATCCCCCTACAATCAGGGATGTCAATTAGTGTCAATGTAAAAGTGCGTGAAAATCGCAAGGTGATTAGTTTATTTATTGAACTGTTTACCAATCAGATTGAAAGCTTGAAGCAAGTTCGTTAA
- a CDS encoding Tic20 family protein, giving the protein MTWRSSTTLQQRVLACLPYLIPMLQVLQLGGLVFSLVPPLTLVFFPLFLIAPIYFFSLGGFAIGPLIVFFALFLLVVQNYKVAHFIRFNTLQAIMISLAAFLLQIVLEFFGMTQQALSPLGGSNSLFMQILVTLIYLAATGSSIYAIVQCLRGRYAEIPAISEAVYNQVR; this is encoded by the coding sequence ATGACCTGGCGGAGTTCCACCACCTTACAGCAAAGAGTTTTAGCCTGTTTACCCTATCTAATCCCCATGTTGCAAGTCTTACAACTGGGGGGATTAGTCTTTTCCCTTGTCCCTCCCTTAACGTTAGTTTTTTTCCCCTTATTCTTAATCGCCCCCATTTATTTCTTCAGTTTAGGGGGTTTTGCCATCGGTCCTCTGATTGTCTTTTTTGCCCTGTTTCTGCTCGTCGTCCAAAACTACAAAGTCGCCCACTTTATCCGGTTTAATACCCTACAGGCGATTATGATTTCCCTAGCGGCGTTCCTTTTACAAATTGTCTTAGAGTTTTTCGGCATGACCCAACAAGCCCTTTCTCCTTTAGGTGGTAGTAACTCCCTGTTTATGCAGATATTAGTCACCTTAATCTATCTCGCCGCCACCGGATCCTCAATCTATGCCATTGTCCAGTGTTTACGGGGACGTTATGCCGAAATCCCCGCCATTTCTGAAGCGGTATATAACCAAGTTCGGTGA
- the rpsO gene encoding 30S ribosomal protein S15, with amino-acid sequence MSLTQALKQEIISEYQVHETDTGSSDVQVAMLTKRINQLTEHLKINKKDHSSRRGLLKLIGRRKRLLAYIQKQDYEHYQTLIGRLGIRR; translated from the coding sequence ATGAGCTTGACCCAAGCGTTAAAGCAGGAAATCATCTCCGAGTACCAAGTCCACGAGACAGACACCGGATCCTCAGATGTGCAGGTTGCCATGTTGACCAAACGGATCAACCAACTGACGGAACACCTGAAAATCAACAAAAAAGACCATTCCTCCCGTCGGGGATTATTGAAACTGATCGGTCGCCGTAAACGCCTCTTAGCTTACATCCAAAAGCAAGACTATGAGCATTATCAGACGCTGATCGGTCGCTTAGGCATTCGTCGGTAA
- a CDS encoding PAM68 family protein yields MPAESERNPLPFEPRSKGKKPKKNPAASSSRAPSQPALNNSSPPPRKNSREEADLSAIPEQVSRRMIRRMALFSGSPTILALSSLFIFYWIKTQTDLQVPNPLILLVSFGLFGLGVLGLSYGIFSASWDEEQAGTLIGFREFRVNLGRTIRAWRSSRQALKKTESD; encoded by the coding sequence ATGCCTGCTGAATCTGAACGCAACCCGCTTCCCTTTGAACCACGTTCTAAGGGGAAGAAACCTAAAAAAAATCCGGCTGCGTCCTCCAGTCGGGCTCCTTCCCAACCTGCGTTAAACAATTCCTCCCCTCCTCCCCGGAAAAACTCACGGGAGGAGGCGGATTTATCGGCCATTCCTGAACAAGTGAGTCGCAGGATGATCCGCAGGATGGCTTTATTTTCGGGCAGTCCCACGATATTAGCCCTATCGAGCTTATTTATTTTTTATTGGATTAAAACCCAAACGGATCTACAAGTCCCGAATCCCCTGATTCTCTTGGTGAGTTTCGGGTTATTTGGTTTAGGGGTGCTGGGATTAAGTTATGGGATTTTTTCCGCGTCTTGGGATGAAGAACAAGCGGGGACTTTAATTGGATTTCGAGAATTTCGCGTGAATTTAGGGCGCACGATTCGGGCGTGGCGTAGTTCTCGCCAAGCGCTTAAAAAAACAGAAAGCGATTAA
- the aroF gene encoding 3-deoxy-7-phosphoheptulonate synthase, which translates to MIVVMKVGSPEEEITRLTEEFTTWGLSPEKIVGQHKVVIGLVGETADLDEQNIQEISPWIETVLRVERPYKRASREFRHGESSQVVIPTPNGDVIIGEQFPISIVAGPCSVENEEMIVETARRVGAAGAKFLRGGAYKPRTSPYAFQGHGESALELLAAAREASGLGIITEVMDTADLEKVADVADVVQIGARNMQNFSLLKKVGAQDKPVLLKRGMSATIDEWLMAAEYILAAGNPNVILCERGVRTFDRSYARNTLDLAVIPVLRTLTHLPIMIDPSHGTGRWEYVPAMAKAAIAAGTDSLMIEVHPNPAKALSDGPQSLTPDRFDALVKELAVIGRAVERWPEPQVALV; encoded by the coding sequence ATGATTGTTGTAATGAAAGTGGGCTCCCCCGAAGAGGAGATTACTCGTTTAACGGAAGAGTTCACGACTTGGGGACTTAGCCCTGAGAAAATTGTGGGGCAACATAAGGTTGTCATCGGTTTGGTGGGAGAAACGGCGGATTTAGATGAGCAGAATATTCAAGAAATTAGCCCTTGGATTGAAACGGTTTTACGGGTAGAACGGCCTTATAAGCGGGCGAGTCGTGAGTTCCGTCATGGGGAGTCCAGTCAGGTGGTGATTCCTACGCCCAACGGGGATGTGATCATTGGTGAACAGTTCCCGATTTCTATTGTGGCGGGGCCTTGTTCGGTGGAAAACGAGGAAATGATTGTGGAAACCGCTCGTCGTGTGGGGGCGGCTGGGGCGAAATTCTTACGGGGTGGGGCTTATAAGCCTCGGACTTCTCCCTATGCGTTCCAAGGTCACGGGGAAAGCGCGCTGGAGTTGTTGGCGGCAGCGCGGGAAGCGTCGGGCTTGGGGATTATTACGGAAGTGATGGATACAGCCGATCTGGAGAAGGTGGCGGATGTGGCGGATGTGGTGCAAATTGGGGCGCGCAATATGCAGAACTTCTCGCTGTTGAAAAAGGTGGGGGCGCAGGATAAGCCTGTTTTACTGAAACGGGGGATGTCTGCAACGATTGATGAATGGTTGATGGCGGCGGAGTATATTTTAGCGGCCGGGAATCCCAATGTGATTTTATGTGAGCGGGGTGTTCGCACATTTGACCGTTCCTATGCTCGGAATACGTTGGATTTAGCGGTGATTCCGGTGTTGCGGACTTTAACCCATTTGCCGATTATGATTGACCCGAGTCACGGCACGGGGCGCTGGGAATATGTTCCGGCTATGGCGAAGGCGGCGATCGCAGCCGGAACGGATTCGTTGATGATTGAAGTTCACCCCAATCCGGCTAAGGCTTTATCGGATGGGCCTCAATCTCTCACCCCGGATCGCTTTGATGCCTTGGTGAAGGAGTTGGCGGTGATTGGCCGGGCGGTTGAACGCTGGCCTGAACCTCAAGTGGCTTTGGTTTAG
- the proA gene encoding glutamate-5-semialdehyde dehydrogenase: MEIARKTRQAAQNLAVLSSEEKNQALESIAQALDGATPEIVAANEEDCRVAEAEGISSALFARLKLGESKLQSAIAGVRDVIKLPDPVGTVQIHRELDDGLILRRVTCPLGVLGIIFEARPEALIQITSLAIKSGNGVILKGGKEAIRSCQILVEVIHRALAGTAVSPDAVQLLTTREEIRTLLGWDDYVDLIIPRGSNAFVRYVQDNTRIPVLGHADGICHLYVDEAVDFAQGVSLAVDGKTQYPAACNAIETLLVHQGVAAQFLPLVAQALQEKGVKLLGDGKTQAIIPVEAATEEDWRTEYSDLILSVKVVESVEEAIGHINTYGSKHTDAIATTNPETAQLFLNLVDAAGVYHNCSTRFADGFRYGFGAEVGISTQQMPPRGPVGLEGLVTYKYKLIGQGHIAATYSGKEAKPFTHRDIAE; the protein is encoded by the coding sequence ATGGAAATTGCTCGAAAAACACGCCAAGCGGCTCAAAATTTAGCGGTTTTGTCTAGTGAGGAGAAAAATCAGGCTCTGGAGTCTATCGCCCAAGCGTTGGACGGGGCGACTCCCGAGATTGTAGCGGCGAATGAGGAGGATTGCCGGGTCGCTGAAGCGGAGGGGATTTCCTCGGCTTTGTTTGCCCGGTTGAAGTTGGGGGAGAGTAAGTTACAAAGTGCGATCGCCGGGGTGCGAGATGTGATCAAGTTACCGGATCCGGTGGGGACGGTACAGATTCATCGGGAGCTAGACGACGGGTTAATTCTGCGGCGGGTTACTTGCCCGTTAGGGGTGTTAGGGATCATTTTTGAGGCCAGACCCGAAGCCCTCATTCAAATCACTAGCTTGGCGATAAAATCGGGCAATGGAGTGATTTTGAAGGGGGGGAAGGAAGCGATTCGCTCTTGTCAGATTTTGGTGGAAGTGATTCACCGGGCTTTAGCGGGAACGGCGGTGAGTCCCGACGCGGTGCAGTTGCTCACGACGCGGGAGGAAATTCGCACGCTGTTGGGGTGGGATGACTATGTGGATTTGATTATTCCCCGAGGGTCTAATGCGTTTGTGCGCTATGTTCAGGACAATACCCGGATTCCGGTATTAGGCCACGCGGATGGGATTTGTCATCTGTATGTTGACGAAGCGGTGGATTTTGCCCAAGGGGTGAGTTTAGCGGTGGATGGGAAAACTCAATATCCGGCCGCTTGTAATGCCATTGAAACTTTGTTGGTACATCAGGGAGTTGCAGCCCAATTTTTACCCCTAGTTGCTCAAGCGCTACAGGAGAAGGGGGTTAAATTGTTGGGGGATGGGAAGACTCAAGCGATTATCCCTGTGGAAGCGGCTACGGAGGAGGATTGGCGAACGGAGTATAGTGATTTGATTTTGTCGGTTAAGGTGGTGGAATCGGTAGAGGAAGCGATTGGGCATATTAACACTTACGGATCTAAACATACGGATGCGATCGCCACCACTAACCCAGAAACGGCGCAACTCTTCTTAAATCTTGTCGATGCGGCCGGAGTCTATCATAACTGTTCTACCCGTTTCGCGGATGGTTTCCGCTACGGATTCGGGGCAGAAGTGGGCATCAGCACCCAACAAATGCCCCCCCGTGGCCCTGTGGGATTAGAGGGATTAGTGACTTATAAATATAAGTTGATTGGGCAAGGTCATATTGCCGCAACTTATTCAGGGAAAGAGGCTAAACCTTTTACCCATCGGGATATTGCAGAATAA
- a CDS encoding secondary thiamine-phosphate synthase enzyme YjbQ, which translates to MSTLSQQILKVHTQGKSFHDITAQVQSVVAQSGIETGLCTLFVRHTSASLVIQENADPDVLRDLSHFFAKLVPEDGKSYIHDAEGPDDMPAHIRSALTRTSEQIPVAHGRLVLGTWQGVYLWEHRQRPHQRQVVIHVQGA; encoded by the coding sequence ATGTCTACTCTCAGCCAACAAATTCTTAAAGTGCATACCCAAGGGAAGAGTTTCCACGATATCACCGCTCAAGTGCAGTCGGTAGTGGCTCAATCGGGGATTGAGACGGGACTTTGTACCTTGTTTGTTCGTCACACTTCAGCCAGTCTAGTGATTCAGGAAAACGCGGATCCTGACGTTTTGCGGGACTTAAGCCACTTTTTCGCCAAATTAGTCCCCGAAGATGGCAAAAGCTACATTCACGACGCAGAAGGCCCCGATGATATGCCCGCTCATATTCGTTCTGCTCTCACTCGCACCTCGGAACAGATTCCCGTCGCTCACGGGCGTTTAGTTTTGGGAACGTGGCAGGGGGTTTATTTGTGGGAACATCGCCAACGCCCCCATCAGCGCCAAGTGGTGATTCATGTCCAGGGGGCGTGA
- a CDS encoding phycocyanobilin:ferredoxin oxidoreductase — protein MTSSTVPPSSLRDDLHPLIRQLADVILTTWETELQLSPYQLPEGLGYVEGKLEGERLRIENRCHQTPQFRKLHLELAKVGNNLDILHCVMFPRLDFSLPMFGSDIVGGRGQISAAIVDLSPTLPHRQLPDSYQKGLEALPSPQFSQPRELPPWGEIFSDFCLFVRPTDEKEQQQFIQSVQDFLSLHCRQAIQAEPLSPQARQLNWQGQNHYCTQQRLNDKTRRVLEKAFGNAWAQTYMTEVLFDLPTP, from the coding sequence ATGACATCTTCCACCGTCCCCCCCTCCAGCCTCCGTGATGATCTCCACCCCCTCATCCGTCAACTGGCTGATGTCATCCTCACCACTTGGGAAACAGAGCTTCAACTGTCGCCCTATCAACTGCCAGAAGGATTAGGCTATGTAGAGGGGAAACTCGAAGGGGAACGGTTACGCATTGAAAACCGATGTCACCAAACCCCCCAATTCCGCAAACTCCACCTAGAACTAGCTAAAGTGGGCAACAATCTAGACATCCTCCACTGTGTCATGTTCCCCCGCCTAGATTTCAGCTTACCCATGTTTGGCAGTGATATTGTAGGCGGACGAGGGCAAATCAGCGCCGCCATTGTTGACCTCTCCCCCACCCTCCCCCATCGTCAACTCCCCGACTCCTACCAAAAAGGTCTAGAAGCCCTACCCTCTCCCCAATTTAGCCAACCTCGGGAACTCCCCCCTTGGGGTGAGATATTCTCAGACTTTTGTCTGTTTGTACGTCCAACCGACGAAAAGGAACAACAGCAATTTATCCAGTCTGTGCAGGACTTCCTCAGCCTCCACTGCCGCCAAGCCATCCAAGCGGAACCCCTCAGCCCCCAAGCCCGTCAACTGAACTGGCAAGGGCAAAATCACTATTGCACTCAACAGCGTTTAAACGATAAAACCCGACGAGTGTTAGAAAAGGCCTTTGGGAACGCTTGGGCCCAAACCTATATGACTGAAGTCTTGTTTGATTTGCCTACTCCCTAG
- a CDS encoding Sec-independent protein translocase subunit TatA/TatB — translation MFGLGWPEVVVIAIAGLLIFGPKKIPEMGAALGKTLRGFREELNNPPKEEDEEL, via the coding sequence ATGTTTGGTTTAGGTTGGCCGGAAGTGGTGGTGATTGCGATCGCGGGATTGTTGATTTTTGGACCCAAAAAAATCCCCGAAATGGGGGCAGCCCTCGGAAAAACCCTCCGGGGATTCCGAGAAGAACTCAACAATCCCCCCAAAGAAGAGGACGAGGAACTCTAG